A stretch of DNA from Pongo abelii isolate AG06213 chromosome 10, NHGRI_mPonAbe1-v2.0_pri, whole genome shotgun sequence:
AAAGTCTCTGCAGGCACCGAAGGAGACAGAGGCAATGGGGCTCCCAGGAGCCAGTTCTCTTTCATCATCTCGGTGCTCCCCAATGTGGTCATAGCCATCTTTATACCTGCAATGAGAAAACAAGCACAGTGCATAAAAACAACCCTCTCCTGAAACTCACCAGCACTGCCAGCCCTCGTTTTCCTCACAGTGTGAAACGGCACTCTGTGCACGGCTGTACCTGCCGTTGTTTCTGCGAGGGCTTGAGGTCCACAGTGGGCTCTAAGATAAGCCAACGCTGAAGAGGTCTGTTGACCTATTTGTTCATgtgacttatttattatttacttatttttgagagggtctcgctctgtcacccaggctgaagtgcagtggcacaatcatagctcactgcagcctcagcctcctgggctcaagtgattctcccacttcagcctcccaagtagctgggactacaggtatgcaccaccccacctagctaatttcttttcttttgtaggaacagtttcaccatgttacccaggctggtcttgaactcgggctcaagcgattcactctccttggcctcccaaagtgttgggattacaggcatgagtcaccacgcccggccagttcaTGTGCTTTAAAACTGAAGACATCCAAAGCCAAAATCATGTCTCACTGTAGTTTCCCTGGCTGGTCTATGTAAACCTTTATCACATGATTTTGCCCTGCACTCAAAGGCCATACTCTGCACAGCCTGGCCCGTGCCCACCTCTGAGCTCATGCCATCCCCTTCTTTCCCTCATTCACTGCTTTCTGGCCATCCTGCAGGATTTTTGCTTCACAGACACTCCAGAGTCCCTCTGCTCTCCCTCCAAATGTCTGTGGCTGGCACTCTCCATTTAGTTATCAGCTCAAATGCACTGCCTCAGCCCTCCTCTAACCACCCCATCTAAAGTGACCTTCCCTTAAACCCACCCAGGGTTCTCCACCAGGGTGATTCTGCCCCAAGGGACAGgtattggggggtgggggaaactACTTGCATCTAGTGGATGGAGGCCAGGGATGTGCTCAACACCCTACAAGGCACAGGTCAGCCCCAACAACAACGAATGACTGGGCCCAAAATGTCCACAGTGCTGCCGTTGAGAAACCTTGCCCTAATCGCAAACCTCTCAGCCATTCTCAGTCAAATCGGCCTGTTTAATTTTTTGCAAGATGGTTATCACTGTCTGAAATTGTCTAGGgtcaggcatagtggttcacgcctgcaatcccagcactttgggaggctgaggtgggaggatcgcttgagcctaggagtttgagaccaagcctgggcaacacagaaaaacacctgtctcaaaaaaaaaaaaaaaaacagaaagaagaaaaagagaagaagaaattatCTCATTCAGCTGTTTGTTCAGGAGTTAATCACCTCTCACTTCCTACCTCGGGATGAGCTCCAGGAAGACCAAGTGCTGGCGCTATTCCACTCCTAGAGCCCCAGTGTACTAAGAAATGATTTGTACCAATGAACCAAATAGGGTGGAACCCTAAACACTTCCTTTTGGGGGAGACAGAAGACTTGTAACATTGAGTCCACTAAATAGACAGGGTGTCACCTGTTGATGAGCACAAAGTTGAAGGTCTGTCCAGTCACCCCAGAGACGTGATCCCGGATGCGCTCTAGAACTGGGATCCAGGGCTTTGGAGACAGCGTGAGGCCTGAAAATGTGTAGGTCAGCCCAGTGTCGCCATACGTTGCCTGTTTCCTGGGCACACTGTGCCACTTTCCGAATACCTGGACTCTGGCCAGTGCTCCTGTGCAGAGGAAACATGGCAGTTCCTTTCTACCCGACCCCCCTCTAGAAATCCAGATGCCCCCCCAACCCGCACTGCCACCACCAGAAATCCAGTGCCCCACATACATGCTCCCTGGGTATTCAAGATTGAAAGAGAAGTAACGAATAACATATCCCTGTCATTCCATGCAATTTAAACCCCTCCTCAATCATCATTTTGGCTTGccccaaattttctttttgttttgttttctttgagacagggtctccctgtgtcacccaggctggagtgcagtagcacgatctcagctcactgcaacctccacctcccgtgctccagtgatcctcccgcatcaacctcctgaatagctgggaccacagaggcatgccaccatgcctggctaacttttttgtaagctcactgcaacctccacctccagggctccagcagtcctcctgcctcagcctcctgagtagctgggaccacaggggcatgccaccatgcccggctaactttttttgtatttttttgtagacacggggttttatcatgttgcccagactggtcttgaactcctgggctcaagtggtccgcccacctcagtctcccaaagtctgggattataggtgtgcaccactgcaccaagCCAACTGCCCCAAATGTTCATGTAAGAACAGTGACTCTTGTTCTACAAGGAGAGAAACATAGTCCTGGGCCATTTTTTTAGTGAACACTGTAACTTAACTGCCTTAACTACAGTAAGGGCAGAATAAAGAGGCTGAAATTGGAGCATGATAAAGTTAGTTTACAGGCTAGGATAGCTTGTCAACTGTAGGGACTAAGGGCATGTGACCCCATGAAAGATGGGGCTCACACAGCTGGGGCCTCTTgtgggcatttctttttttaaagagatggtgagccaggcgcgctggctcatgcttgcaatcccagcactttgggaggccaaggcgaggatcactcgaggccaggagttcaattaacagcctgggtaacacagtgagacctacaaataatttaaaaattatccaggcttcGTGGTgtacatctgtggtcccagctacttaggatgctgaggtgggagaatcacttgagcccagacggaggaggctgcagagagccaggaccatgcccctgccctccagcctgggtgacagagtgagaccccgtctcaaagcataaaagaataaaacgatgagggggtctctctatgttgcccaggctggacttgaactcctggcctcaagtgatcctcctgcctcagcctccagagtagctggcattacaggtgtgtgccaccatgcctggcctgtgggctttcgttttttgttttgttttgttttgagacacagtctcactctgttgcccaggctggagtgcagtggtgcgatctcagctcactgcaacctctgcctcctgggttcaagtggttctcctgcctcagcctctcaagtagctgggattacaggcatgcaccactacgcacagctaatttttttttttttttttttttgtattttagtagagatagggtttcaccatgttggccaagctggtctcgaactcctgacctcaagtgatttgcccatctggggttcccaaagtgctgggattataggcgtgagccaccacacccagcctcctgtGGGCTTTTCTATGCCTCTCTGCCAGATCCTTGTGTCCTCATTACAGGGTAGAGGTATGGTTCTCAACATGTgctccccagaccagcagcagcagcagcacctggaATCTCCTTAGAAACTAAACTAAACCACAGGGGTAGGACCCAGCAATCCAAGTCCTGCCAACAGCAAGTCCACCGGGTGATGCTAAGAACCACTGGTGTGGAGAAATTACCTGGTTATTTGCCATCTCTCCTATGagaccagtgattctcaaacccTGACTGCCcatgagaatcacctggaagctttTTAAACAAGCAAGTGGTCAGCCTGCACTCAGAGCGATTCTGATTGAAGTGCTCTGCAGTAGAACCCAGCAcgttttttcactttgttttgtaAACTTTCCCAGAAGATACTCATCAGTAGCCAAGGGGAGATTCACTCGAGTCATCTGTCAGCTCCTAGTGTACAGGCAATCCAGTTTCTTTCAAGTTTATGTCCTAAGCACCTGAGGGGCTTAGCCCAGAGGTGCTCAGAGAATATCGGATGAATCCATTAGTGAACCCATCAGTAAATAATGGATCCTGAGTTCAGATTTCTCCAAACATACGATCATTAATTGCACCAAACAAGCCctcaatgcacacacacacacacacacacacacacccctctgctTACCTGTAAAATATTCTACTTCTTTCTCCAATTCTTGGAAAATCTCATCTGCCTCAGCTTTGCCAAACAGGACCGTGTAACTGCAGTCCAGGCCCTCAGCCCGAATGTGCCGCCAGCTGGGGCTTGCTGAGTGGCCTCCATTCCCtggggcctctctcctgggcctcTTCCTTGTGCTTTCTTTGTCTCCTCCCAACACAGCTGGCTCTTTTGCAGTTGGCTcttgctcctcctgcttcctcaaaAGGCCCCCTTGAGCCCCTTTCACCAGGAATCTATCCATCCTGTCCCCACAGGAAAGAAGGGACGTAAGTGGCGAGGCCAAGACAGAAATTGCTCAAGTTCTGTCCCCAGTGCAAAAATCTGTTTGTCCAAGGGGTCTCACAACAACATTCCTagtttcacattttcattttaaagtttaaaaccaTGTCCTAGAAAGGAAACAGATGTTAAAGCCGGAAGGGACCCTAGGGACAATCTGATCCAGGGTCTCCCACGTCCACCTGTGCATCAGAATCAGCTGGCTAGCTTGCAAAAACCCAGAAGTCTGCACTCCACGCCCAAGCCACctgaatttttaaagaactacCTCCTGGGAATTCGCACGCCACAGCTAAACTTAGAAACTACAATCCAAACCCTCATTTTGCAGAAGGGGAAACTGTTGCCCACAGAGGGGAAGAGGTTTGCCCAAAGTCAAGTGTCCACCCCTTTAAGGAGGAAGGACCCATAACTGACCTCGCTGCCCCCCACCAGTGTTAAAATAGATCAGTCTAGCGTAATGCTCAAGTGGATACGATTCAGAAACGAGACGCAAAGAGGTTAAACACGGGTAAACCGCACGCAAAATTCTGATATCATTGCAACACGTGCGTGGGGTGGTGGTGGCAAGAGTGCTCTCGAATCTCAGCTCCGGCGCAGCTCGGAATCCCGCAGTCACCTCGCTGGGGCCTGGTGGTGGGAAAGACGCGCCCCACCGAATCGGTCGCGTCATTTCCGGAGCACGCTGGGAACTACGGCGGGCTAGGGCGCAAAGAGAGCAGCCGGGCAGCCCTCTGGTGCCACCTGCCGGCCCCCCACCCCCCCCGTGCGTGGCAAGCACTGCCGCTTTCCAGTTGATCATCTGTTTGGCCACTGTCGAGAATCACGGCTGGGGTGAGAACTGTGGCTTGGTGTCACTTCTCAGTGAGGGTTACTTTGGTGTCCGGAAAGGGCGTTGGGCCACCAGTATATTGTCGCGAGTGGGAGCAGGAGTTCTGCAGTCGGATATCGTGGCTTCTGTTTCTGTCTCCTCCGCCCTGGTTGTGTGGCCTCCCAcaggtcacttaacctctctggggttaagttgcctcatctgtgaagtggggactACAGCACCTATGTCATGAGAGCGCCTGAGGAGATGACAGGATGCGTGAGAAATGCTCTGTCCTCTAAATAAATGTTGGTTCCATTATTGCtcgtttttctttgttttcttgttttttgatgttgttcttgtttgttttgtttttttgagacaggatctcactctgttgcccaagctggaatgtaatggcatgatcatagctcactgcagccttgaactcctgggtttgagcgatcctcctgtctcagcctctggagtagctgggactacaggcacgtccCACCCTaccctaaataatttttaaattatttttagtagagatggggtcttgctatgttgcccaggctggtctcaaactcctgggctcaagtgatcctcccacctgggcctcccaaattgttgggattacaggcgtgagccaccacaaccggctcctaatttttatttactctGCCCCTCAATGGAACGAAAGCTCCATGAGATCGGAGGCTTTGTTTTGACAGATTTCAACAAATGTACAATATTGTATgatcaccaccacaatcaagatctAGGACAGTTCCATCCCTCCATAAAACTGCTCCAGCCTCTTATTTATCAACTTGGCCCATCACCCAGCAtcagcaaccactgatctgtctTCTctccctatagttttgccttttccagaatttcatatacatggaattgCCATGGTTTGAATATCTGTTCCTCCAAAATCCGAGTTGAAATTTAATCCTcagtgtggcagtattgagaggtggggccttgaaGAGGCAATTGGGACATGAGAGCTCTGTCATAATGTcctcataaatgaattaatagatTAATGGACTCACGGGTTAACGGATTAATGGGTTACCGtgggagtgggactggtggctttataaaaggaagaagagagacctgagctagcacactCAGGCCCCTCGCGATGTGATGCCCTGCACGGCTTCAGGACTCaacagagtccccaccagcaagagggttttcaccagatgcagcccctcaacCTCAGACCTCTCAGCCTCTATGAGAAATGCCTTTGTGGGACTTCTTTCACTTAAGCATATTGCTTTTAAGATTCATTTATGCCCCCcgccccctgcttttttttgtgagacaaggtctggctctattgcctaagctggagtgcagttgcatgctctcggctcactgcaacctccacttctcaggctccactcccacctcagcctcccaagtagctgggactacaggcatgcaccactacacccgactaatttttgtattttttgtagagatgggtttttgccatgttgcccaggctggtctccatagTCTTCAGCTGGTGAGCTGAAgaaatccgcctgccttggcctcccaaagtgctggaacggcagtcgtgagccgctgtgcccagtcGTATACGCACATTTGTATTacttatttgttcctttttattactggtATAGAAGGGATGACCCACAGGAGTAGGCCCCACATAGGGTTTTAGGCTACTATGAGTAAAATCactataaacattcacatacaagCTTTGTGAATATagtttttcatttcccttgggtaaATGCCTAGGCATGGGAGTGCTGGGTCACAGTGGCTCTAAGGGCAAATGATTTTCAGCTTTGAGCCTCTCTCCCTTAGACTTCAGCTTCTTGTCCTAGGCACTGGGACACACCAGCAACAAGGAACAAGTTCCTTTCTTCACTCAGGTTACGTTTTGGGGATGGAGACGAAACAcaaggaaagaataaataatatgttGTCTCTAAAGAaattgtataaaaagaaaaaataaataagatgtttTTGTATAGTATAGCAGTTATAGAGCAATGGGCTAGAAagtggagcaggaggagaagtCCTTTTCAGGGAAAGATCCTGAGCTGAGACCTGAGGCTTTCCAGGCAAGGGGACGGCGAGTGCAAGGGTATGCAGGCCACAGGGGGACAAGCTGGGTGTGTCCAGCAATTGTGCTGGGAGCTGGACTCAGTAGTGGGGGCTTCCATTGGAGAGGAAGCAGCACTGAGACCTGGGTAGGAAACTGGGGTTTATTCTAAGCCTTTTTGAAAACCAAAGAAGGGTTTTAACCTAaggattgtctttttttctttctctttttttttgtttttagacagggtcttgctctgtcacccaggctggagtgcagtggcatgatctcagctcaccgcaacctctgcctcccgggttcaagtgattctcctgcctcagcctcctgagtagctgggattgcaaatgtgtgccaccacgcctggctaatttttgtatttttagtagagacggggtttcaccatgtttgtcaggctagtctcaaactcctgtgctcaagcgatacgcccccccttggcctcccaaagtgttgggattacagacgtgagccaccgagctGGGCCAGGCCCCAGGTATTGTCATGCTGTAAAAATCTCTCTCTAGAAAAGAGAACACCAGCTTCCCAGCTGGTCTTCTGTAGCCAGGAGATGCAACAGCAGCAGTTGAATTTGAGGTTTGCTTTGGGGAAAGAACCAAAAGCAGATATGGATGGTTTGGAtgtgagggagggaaagagaatcCTAAGTGTATCAGTAGTGATGGGAGGAGGTGCGGTACAGTGGTGTCATTTGGAGGACAAATCGTTGGTGTTTAACCTCTATGACCCGAAAGTCTCCCACAAGCCTGATACATTAGGCAAAATGTTTGACTGCACTAAGCCTTAGTTTATCGTCATAAAATAGGCCATGAAAATTGCGTGAGAAAATGTATATAACAGTTCAACAAAtaatattggctgggtgtggtggctcatgcctgtaatcccagcactttgggaggccgaggtgggcggatcgcctgaggtcaggagttcgagaccagactggccaacatggtgagacccccatctctactaaaaaaatataaaacacacctgggcaaacatagtgaaaccctgtctctactaaaaatagaaaaattagccaggcgtggtggcgcgcacctgtaatcctagctgaggcacgacaatcgcttgaatccgggaggcggaggttgcagtgggctgagatcacaccactgcattccagcctgggcgacagagcaagactctgtctcaaaaacaaaacacacacacaaaatataatagtatttgtttgtttttgagacgccTCGgattacagtgctgggattacagacgtgagccatcaagCCCGGACAATATTATTATATTGTTCATTGCACTCCCACAACACCCCTCTAAGGGGCTGGTACTTTTCTTCCCCTCGACCCCACCCCAccgagagacagggtctcgctctgtcgcccaggcctggagtgcattggcgcgatcaaAGCTCACTACAGCTCCGACcctctggcctcaagcgatcctcccgcctgggcctcccaaagcgctaggattacaggcgcaggccaccgcgcccgaccagtCTTTTCTTCTTGCAGCTGAGCCTGAAGAGCCTGTCCAAAGAGCAGAGGTGGGCTGAAGGCACAAAGCGAATAAAAGAATAGTCCCCCGGGTACCGTTGCACGCCCCACCTCCTCTCAGGggcgttgcactccagcctctctcGCACATGCGCACTGGGCCTTCcaccgcccccccgcccccagcaAAGCCCCCCGCTCGGAGCATGCGCGGGCCGCTTGGCGCCAATTGCTGACCGCCACAGCAAGGGCTAGCCTCGCGGGTTCCCGGGTGGCGCGCGTTCGCTGCCTCCTCAGCTCCGGGATGATCGGCCAGAAGACGCTCTACTCCTTTTTCTCCCCTAGCCCCGCCAGGAAGCGACGCGCCCCCAGCCCCGAGCCGGCCGTCCTGGGGACCGGCGTGGCTGGGGTGCCTGAGGAAA
This window harbors:
- the ALKBH2 gene encoding DNA oxidative demethylase ALKBH2 isoform X1 gives rise to the protein MDRFLVKGAQGGLLRKQEEQEPTAKEPAVLGGDKESTRKRPRREAPGNGGHSASPSWRHIRAEGLDCSYTVLFGKAEADEIFQELEKEVEYFTGALARVQVFGKWHSVPRKQATYGDTGLTYTFSGLTLSPKPWIPVLERIRDHVSGVTGQTFNFVLINRYKDGYDHIGEHRDDERELAPGSPIASVSFGACRDFVFRHKDSRGKSPSRRVAAVRLPLAHGSLLMMNHPTNTHWYHSLPVRKKVLAPRVNLTFRKILLTKK
- the ALKBH2 gene encoding DNA oxidative demethylase ALKBH2 isoform X2, whose amino-acid sequence is MDRFLVKGAQGGLLRKQEEQEPTAKEPAVLGGDKESTRKRPRREAPGNGGHSASPSWRHIRAEGLDCSYTVLFGKAEADEIFQELEKEVEYFTGIKMAMTTLGSTEMMKENWLLGAPLPLSPSVPAETLSSGIRIPVGKVPPGGWQRSGCRWLTGAY